The sequence below is a genomic window from Shinella sp. PSBB067.
CCACCAGCCCCTCGATCCAGTCCGGCCGGGCGGCGATGTAGCCGCAGCGCGCCGAGGCGGAGAGCGTCTTGGAATAGCTGCCGATGCGGATGACGCGGCAAAGCCCGTCGAGCGCGGCGAGCCTTGTGGAGGGCTCCGGTTCGAAATCGGCGACGATCTCGTCCTCGACGATGGTCATGTCGCTGCCCGCGGCGGCGTTCAGCAACCGGTGGGCCACCTGCGGCGAGATCGTCGCGCCGGTCGGGTTGTGGATCGCCGAATTGGTGATGTAAAGCCGCGGACGCTGCGCGCCGAGCACGGCCTCGAAGGCGGCGACGTCGGGGCCGGACGGGCTGTACGGCACGCCGACCATGGTCACCTGGTGCGCCTTCAGGAGGGCCTGGAAATTGAAATAGCAGGGGTCGTCGACCAGCACCGTATCGCCCGGCCGCAGCAGGAAGCGGCAGATCAGGTCGAGCGCCTGCGTGCCCGTATTGGTCAGCATGAGGTTGTCCGGCCCCGCCTCGATGCCGTCCTCGGCCAGCCGGCCGAGCAGCAGGCGGCGAAGGGCGGGCGAACCGCGCGTGCTGCCGTAATAGGCAAGGACGTCGCTGTCGCTGCGGGCGAGGCTGCGGATGGCGCGGCGCAGCGCCTCGTCCGGCATCCAGTCCGCCGGCAGCCAGCCGCAGCCGGGCTTGAGCACGGCTTCGTCCGCATCGAGCGCCTGGCGCGACACCCAGAACGGATCGACCGCCCGCGCCTTCGGCGTTTCCGCCGAAAGCTTCAAGGGCGGCTTTGCGGCATTGGCGACGTAGAAGCCGGAGCCGCGCTGCGCCCGGATCAGCCCCTCCGCGGCGAGACGGTCATAGGCCTCGACGACCGTCGAGGGCGAAACGTCCATCGTGGCGGCGAAGCGCCGGATCGAGGGAAGCCGGTCGCCCGGCGCAAGGGCGCGGCCGGCGATCCGGCCGCGGATGGCCGCCATGACGTCGAGGGTCCGGCTGCCGGCGGTGTGCACGGTCATTGTACGGCTCTCCATACCAATACAGTTCGCCGCAATTGTATGGTTTTGTTCCTGCCGCCGCCAGCCCCCCGGATGTATCGGAAGGGGAATGCGAGGTATCATGAAAACATCGACGGACGGTTGGGGCAGCGGGCTGCTCGGGGTCATCATCTTCAGCGGCTCGCTGCCGGCGACGCGCATCGCGGTATCGGGCTTCTCACCGATGTTCCTGACATCGGCGCGGGCGGTCATCGCCGCGCTGCTCGGTGCGGCCCTGCTGCTCGCGCTGCGCCAGCCGAAGCCCTCGCGTGACGATCTCTTCTCGCTCGCCGTCATCGCGCTCGGCGTCGTCGTCGGCTTTCCGCTGCTGACGGCGATCGCGCTGCAATACATCACGTCCGCCCATTCCATCGTCTTCATCGGCCTCCTGCCGCTTTCGACCGCGATCTTCGGCGTGCTGCGCGGCGGGGAGCGGCCGAAGCCGCTC
It includes:
- a CDS encoding PLP-dependent aminotransferase family protein — its product is MTVHTAGSRTLDVMAAIRGRIAGRALAPGDRLPSIRRFAATMDVSPSTVVEAYDRLAAEGLIRAQRGSGFYVANAAKPPLKLSAETPKARAVDPFWVSRQALDADEAVLKPGCGWLPADWMPDEALRRAIRSLARSDSDVLAYYGSTRGSPALRRLLLGRLAEDGIEAGPDNLMLTNTGTQALDLICRFLLRPGDTVLVDDPCYFNFQALLKAHQVTMVGVPYSPSGPDVAAFEAVLGAQRPRLYITNSAIHNPTGATISPQVAHRLLNAAAGSDMTIVEDEIVADFEPEPSTRLAALDGLCRVIRIGSYSKTLSASARCGYIAARPDWIEGLVDLQIATNFGGPNPISAEIIAHMLSGGGYRKHMEELRRRLVRTRRETVERLHRLGIEPWLLPRGGFNLWCRLPEGLDSALVAQAAVSEGVVLAPGNVFSLSQGAAGFMRFNVAHMLEPRVYEVLARAMKATP